The following proteins come from a genomic window of Proteiniphilum propionicum:
- a CDS encoding TonB-dependent receptor plug domain-containing protein translates to MDKKQLNVAKVFRFKRFARKSYSVFNSLHKTVTIGVLSGCTLMSAHAVSVEPMEQIYVEMSTDSIPPTELDEVVVTASKVNLPLSLAAKQVTIISRQEIERAPVRSIEDLLNYVAGVDILQRGPHGVQADISLRGGSFDQTAILLNGVNLTNPQTGHYSFNIPVNLSDIERIEIVHGPSSLVYGAGAFSGGVNIITKKDSRSNGIAKLEGGMHGLFGAEARGAHKTNSSFHSLSAGYKHSDGYIRNSDYNILNLLWQSRFNINGSHLDFQAGLNDKKQGANTFYSAAYPNQFDDTRGVFISVRGETAGKLKIIPHLYWSRHFDEFQLIREGTPDIPDWYKDHNYHRSDVFGMNINMQYASRWGITGFGGEFRNEGIMSSVLGRPMEEKNGKYTKSDNRSNISFFLEHNFIFNKLTFSIGGLLNHNTAVINKFDLYPALNASYRPFELLKFYASWNKASRMPTFTDLYYTTKTHIGNSNLASEQSEAFETGAKYTHPVVKGSLAVFYLKGRNMIDWVKPSPDALWESRNHTKLNTKGFEANLGLDLKELLGADQPFRSINTGYMYLYQNKVEDELISNYTLNHLRHKFTATLHHEVVRNITLSWNFRWQERAGSYVKYVALQPGERVEFTPFALLDVKANYTLRKFDLFVNANNIFHTTHVDFGNIPQPGFWLSGGASVQF, encoded by the coding sequence ATGGACAAAAAACAATTGAACGTAGCGAAGGTATTTCGTTTTAAGCGATTCGCCCGCAAGTCTTACAGCGTTTTCAACAGTCTCCACAAAACCGTTACAATCGGTGTTTTGTCGGGTTGCACTTTGATGAGCGCCCATGCAGTATCGGTGGAACCCATGGAACAGATTTATGTGGAAATGTCAACAGACTCCATTCCCCCGACTGAACTTGATGAAGTTGTGGTTACCGCATCAAAGGTTAATCTACCATTGAGCCTGGCAGCCAAGCAGGTAACAATTATATCAAGACAGGAAATTGAGCGGGCACCCGTTCGCAGTATAGAAGACCTTCTGAATTACGTAGCAGGCGTAGATATCCTGCAGCGCGGGCCGCACGGCGTACAGGCGGACATCTCTCTTCGTGGCGGATCATTCGATCAGACGGCCATCCTCCTAAACGGTGTAAACCTCACCAACCCCCAAACAGGACATTACAGTTTTAACATTCCGGTCAATCTGTCCGATATCGAACGTATCGAGATCGTGCATGGGCCATCATCCCTTGTGTATGGTGCCGGTGCATTTTCCGGCGGAGTGAATATCATCACCAAAAAAGATTCCAGATCTAACGGGATTGCAAAACTGGAAGGCGGAATGCATGGACTCTTCGGTGCAGAAGCTCGGGGTGCACATAAAACAAACAGTTCCTTCCATTCTTTATCGGCTGGGTACAAACATTCGGACGGATATATTAGAAACAGTGATTATAACATATTGAATCTTCTCTGGCAAAGCCGATTCAATATCAACGGCTCTCACCTTGATTTTCAAGCCGGGCTGAACGATAAGAAGCAGGGAGCCAACACCTTTTATAGTGCCGCATATCCCAACCAGTTTGACGACACAAGGGGTGTTTTCATATCGGTCAGGGGAGAGACGGCCGGAAAGCTGAAAATTATCCCACACCTTTACTGGAGTCGTCATTTTGATGAATTTCAACTAATACGTGAAGGTACTCCCGACATACCGGACTGGTATAAAGATCACAATTATCACAGGAGCGACGTTTTTGGTATGAACATAAATATGCAGTATGCCTCTCGTTGGGGTATCACAGGCTTCGGAGGAGAGTTCCGCAATGAAGGTATCATGAGCAGTGTGCTGGGAAGACCTATGGAAGAAAAGAACGGAAAATATACAAAATCGGATAACCGCAGCAACATCAGCTTTTTTCTGGAACACAATTTTATCTTCAACAAGCTCACCTTCTCGATAGGTGGTTTACTTAATCATAATACTGCTGTTATCAATAAATTCGACCTCTATCCGGCGCTGAACGCGTCATACAGGCCTTTTGAGCTGTTAAAGTTTTATGCCTCGTGGAATAAAGCTTCGCGTATGCCCACCTTCACCGATCTTTATTATACAACTAAAACACACATCGGCAACAGCAACCTTGCATCCGAACAGTCCGAAGCATTTGAAACCGGTGCAAAATACACACATCCTGTGGTAAAAGGGAGCCTTGCAGTTTTCTACCTGAAGGGGAGAAATATGATCGACTGGGTAAAACCTTCTCCCGATGCTTTATGGGAGTCCAGAAATCACACCAAACTAAACACAAAGGGTTTTGAAGCCAACCTTGGTCTGGATCTTAAGGAATTGTTAGGTGCTGATCAGCCATTTAGGTCCATCAATACCGGATATATGTATCTTTACCAGAATAAGGTTGAAGATGAATTGATATCCAACTACACGCTGAATCATCTCCGCCACAAATTCACTGCAACCCTTCATCACGAAGTGGTGAGGAACATCACCTTGTCGTGGAATTTCCGCTGGCAAGAGCGTGCCGGGTCTTATGTAAAATATGTTGCCCTTCAGCCGGGAGAACGGGTGGAGTTCACTCCATTCGCTTTATTGGATGTAAAGGCAAATTACACTCTCCGCAAATTTGATCTATTTGTCAACGCAAACAACATCTTCCACACCACTCATGTCGATTTCGGCAATATTCCCCAACCGGGATTCTGGTTGTCTGGCGGGGCAAGTGTTCAATTTTAA
- a CDS encoding NAD(P)-dependent oxidoreductase: protein MFQKLVAIEPVSLIPSAEKKLHSFAKEVILYPDIPKDDHEIAARIGDADAVLLSYTSQLGKASLEQCSNVKYIGMCNSLYSPKSANVDITYANSRNITVTGIRDYGDEGVVEYVISELIRCLHGFGQTPWDGVAREITGLKAGIVGLGKSGGMIADALHFFGAEISYFARSEKATARTKGYRFLPLDELLEESESVFCCLNKNTVLLHEAQFEKLGNKKILFNTGLSPAWDETSFLKWLEGDNICFCDTVGALGGEHLIDHPKVRCMRVSTGRTRQAFDRLSKKVLQNLSVYTGIELL from the coding sequence ATGTTTCAAAAACTAGTTGCGATAGAGCCTGTCAGTTTAATTCCTTCTGCAGAAAAAAAACTGCATTCATTCGCAAAAGAGGTTATCCTCTACCCCGATATTCCAAAAGATGATCATGAGATTGCAGCACGAATAGGAGATGCCGACGCAGTATTGCTTAGCTATACCTCCCAACTTGGGAAGGCCTCCCTTGAGCAATGTTCCAATGTGAAATATATAGGCATGTGCAACTCTCTTTACTCTCCCAAGAGCGCCAACGTGGATATCACTTATGCTAATAGCCGGAATATAACTGTTACCGGCATCCGGGATTATGGCGATGAGGGCGTGGTGGAGTATGTAATCAGTGAGTTGATACGATGCCTGCACGGTTTTGGCCAAACACCATGGGATGGTGTGGCAAGGGAGATTACCGGTCTGAAAGCCGGAATTGTGGGACTGGGTAAGTCGGGGGGCATGATTGCTGATGCTCTTCACTTCTTCGGTGCAGAGATATCATATTTTGCCAGGAGTGAGAAGGCTACAGCCAGAACAAAAGGGTATCGTTTTCTTCCATTAGATGAACTGCTTGAAGAGAGCGAATCGGTTTTTTGCTGTCTCAACAAAAATACAGTTTTATTACACGAGGCCCAGTTTGAAAAGCTGGGTAATAAGAAGATTCTATTCAACACGGGACTCTCCCCTGCATGGGATGAAACATCTTTTTTGAAATGGCTCGAAGGCGATAATATATGTTTTTGCGACACAGTAGGTGCCTTGGGAGGCGAACATCTAATCGACCACCCGAAAGTGCGCTGCATGCGGGTATCTACCGGACGTACCCGGCAGGCTTTCGACCGGTTAAGCAAAAAGGTATTGCAGAACCTTTCCGTCTATACCGGAATAGAGTTGCTATAA
- a CDS encoding aspartate dehydrogenase domain-containing protein — protein sequence MKKLVIVGCGYLADIVADALLKGLLPGYVLIGVYSRTAAKADRLAAKMEKHGYKCKACKSLEKLLTLKPDFLVEAASPAAMKELALPTLKNGTSIVTLSIGALADTHFCEEVKRTAKDYGARVYIASGATGGFDVLRTATLMGNAAAGFLNVKGVKALRESSFYTPDMETSNKVIFSGTTREAIETFPTGLNVAVAASLATVGPENLQVTMKSTPDFTGDRQRVEIKNDQVHAVVDVFSATPEIAAWSVVSTLQNIASPIVF from the coding sequence ATGAAAAAATTAGTGATTGTTGGATGCGGTTATCTGGCGGATATTGTGGCTGATGCGCTATTGAAGGGCTTGTTGCCCGGCTATGTTTTGATTGGTGTTTATTCGAGAACGGCGGCAAAGGCAGATCGACTTGCCGCAAAGATGGAGAAGCATGGGTATAAGTGCAAAGCATGCAAATCGCTGGAAAAGCTGCTCACTTTAAAACCAGATTTTCTGGTGGAGGCTGCATCTCCAGCAGCAATGAAGGAGCTTGCATTGCCGACACTTAAAAACGGTACGTCTATCGTTACACTATCTATCGGGGCTTTGGCTGATACTCATTTTTGCGAGGAGGTAAAGAGAACTGCAAAAGACTACGGTGCGCGTGTTTATATTGCCTCCGGTGCTACGGGAGGATTTGATGTGCTCAGAACAGCCACCCTCATGGGTAATGCAGCTGCCGGATTCCTGAATGTGAAAGGGGTGAAGGCACTTAGAGAGTCTTCCTTCTACACTCCTGATATGGAAACAAGCAATAAGGTTATTTTTTCCGGTACAACCCGTGAAGCAATTGAAACTTTTCCCACCGGTTTGAATGTGGCCGTAGCTGCCTCACTGGCGACCGTTGGGCCGGAGAACTTACAGGTGACTATGAAGTCGACTCCAGATTTCACGGGCGACAGGCAGCGGGTGGAGATAAAGAACGATCAGGTGCACGCTGTGGTTGATGTATTTAGTGCCACTCCCGAAATTGCCGCCTGGTCGGTGGTAAGCACCTTGCAAAACATTGCTTCTCCCATTGTATTTTGA
- a CDS encoding RNA polymerase sigma factor, with product MKIENDIALVYNLYVDDLFTYGTYLGFNGEVVKDAIHDIFVKITIDRDILNDVSNIKFYLLRSLKNRLIDIYKRQKGQIPLEEIDAAVEVPFNIHVNVEDLIIEREEKIQIKADIEQMLNALTDRQREIIYLRYVQEYDYLQIAELLQISVHGCRKLVSKAILSLREKFGSLTLLLALLS from the coding sequence GTGAAAATAGAGAATGATATTGCTTTAGTTTACAATCTCTATGTGGATGATCTGTTCACATACGGAACCTACCTCGGTTTTAATGGAGAGGTTGTAAAAGATGCAATACACGATATTTTTGTGAAAATAACTATTGATAGAGATATCCTGAACGACGTATCAAATATAAAGTTCTATCTTCTCAGATCACTAAAAAATAGGCTAATAGACATATACAAACGCCAGAAAGGACAGATTCCCCTTGAAGAGATTGATGCAGCGGTGGAAGTCCCATTCAACATACATGTAAACGTTGAGGACCTTATAATTGAAAGAGAGGAGAAGATACAGATAAAAGCTGATATAGAACAAATGCTCAATGCTCTCACCGACCGGCAGCGCGAAATTATTTATCTCCGCTATGTACAAGAGTATGACTATCTGCAAATTGCCGAACTTCTGCAAATCAGTGTTCACGGCTGCCGCAAACTTGTATCGAAAGCTATCCTCAGCCTCCGTGAAAAATTTGGATCCCTCACCCTGCTTTTGGCTCTCTTATCGTAA
- a CDS encoding FecR family protein, which yields MPTYIRYTDFLKDKQFIRWQLAPNRELEAHWEDFIKKNQHLNYELQQAIDYLKTNGLNKSTLNEDERLRLLNEIKSTVERSLKKTKHRRLIQLSVASCAAIALLIIGLNHFVFQEKETRFSPEQELIVGNLLNNEDIQLITDEDSLSFQNDVQVEFYESGKVKITHGNNEEKTAELTGSKQNTLIVPYGKRSTLTLSDGSKVWLNSGSVLEFPAQFGSKKREIRLTSGEMYIEVIPDSQKPFHVHTSDFNVKVYGTKFNVSAYADSPRSVVLVEGRVSLQPVNKKETFLSPSEQAVYSDNGTFNTQKVDVTQFISWKNGYLEFDKTPMTEVLKQIGRYYNLSFDFDNDVNLQKRTCTGKIFLSENLDNVMTTVGLLSSTKYIKDNNQVFIINEP from the coding sequence ATGCCAACTTATATACGATATACCGATTTTCTAAAAGACAAGCAGTTTATCCGGTGGCAACTAGCCCCGAATAGGGAGCTAGAAGCGCATTGGGAAGATTTTATCAAAAAAAATCAACACCTGAACTATGAACTTCAACAAGCGATTGATTACCTTAAAACAAACGGACTGAACAAAAGCACCTTAAACGAGGATGAACGGTTACGCTTGTTGAATGAAATTAAATCCACCGTCGAACGGTCGTTGAAAAAAACAAAACACCGCCGGCTTATCCAACTCTCCGTTGCTTCGTGCGCTGCTATAGCCCTACTTATTATTGGATTAAACCACTTTGTTTTTCAAGAAAAAGAAACCCGATTTTCACCGGAACAAGAACTCATAGTTGGAAATCTATTAAACAATGAAGATATTCAACTGATTACGGACGAAGATTCGTTGTCTTTTCAAAACGATGTACAGGTAGAATTCTATGAAAGCGGAAAAGTAAAAATCACACATGGTAACAATGAAGAAAAAACCGCAGAATTAACTGGAAGTAAACAAAATACACTAATCGTTCCGTACGGAAAACGCTCCACACTTACCCTTTCCGACGGTAGTAAAGTATGGCTTAACTCCGGATCCGTTCTCGAATTTCCAGCACAATTCGGCAGCAAAAAAAGAGAAATACGTCTTACATCCGGAGAGATGTACATCGAAGTGATACCCGACAGTCAAAAACCGTTTCACGTGCATACCTCCGATTTTAACGTAAAGGTGTACGGCACCAAATTCAACGTCTCGGCATACGCCGACTCCCCTCGATCGGTTGTGCTGGTGGAAGGCCGGGTGAGTTTGCAACCCGTGAATAAAAAGGAAACCTTTTTGTCACCCAGCGAACAGGCTGTTTATTCAGACAACGGAACCTTCAACACGCAAAAAGTAGACGTGACTCAGTTTATCAGCTGGAAAAACGGTTACCTGGAATTCGATAAAACCCCCATGACGGAAGTACTGAAACAGATCGGAAGATATTACAACCTCTCTTTTGACTTCGACAACGATGTGAATCTACAGAAACGCACCTGTACCGGAAAGATCTTCCTTTCAGAAAACCTGGATAACGTAATGACCACGGTAGGACTTCTTTCCTCAACCAAATACATAAAGGACAACAATCAAGTATTTATAATTAATGAACCCTAA
- a CDS encoding SusC/RagA family TonB-linked outer membrane protein has protein sequence MRITLSFLFFCILFSSASNSYSQKLTFKLRSTSIKELCNEIEKKSNYIFVFSDNSEEALEKKVNVEANSKNVREILDAVLSETGLTYKILDKQIVIYESTKVASSKTVNEANVVTLQQPAKKQITGKVVDIQGEAIIGANIFETGTTNGTVTDIDGKFSLSVEDNAKIRISYIGYLGQSINTDERTSFNIVLLEDTQALDELVVVGYGTQRKIHMTGAVSQITNNDLMKAPMQNVSNMLTGKIPGLTSIQRSGKPGEDGATLYIRGLNSFTGNNGPMIIVDGVPRPLDYINPNDIESVSVLKDASAAIYGVQGANGVIVVTTKSGGEGPATIAYDGSVTFTQNTAMPEMLNAADYMYWHNKARSMDGLTPIWTADIQNKVMRNDPNSVWGETDWLDKIFRLGVMNQHNLSATGGTERTKYYASLGIMNQEGTMINTDFTRYNIRTNLDVKVAKNMKMTASIAGYRSDRNWPGTAISIQGEFNPVKQTIHSVPVLKSDFNGYPVAWNGSTYLVNGYAALTESGYKRQNRWNIDSNVKLEYDFSDLAAALKGLRVSIFGTYNYQNTVDSNYDRYYELYYVNQKFDEGVGGASGFLPGNGYAKSASWGDTWLVRPRLDYSRDFDQHFVGAMISYEAKKSYSNTMTGIKRGYYSDNPVDLSLGTILPETPITGSHAFSGGQLSWLGRFNYAYSAKYLAEMAFRYDGSYIFAPENRWGFFPSISLGWVISEEDFFKSSLPMIDYLKIRSSYGRSGNNSVSPFQHFSLYALANNSMVLGNQAISQFYSTNPYVYHDLTWATTNNYNVGIDFDMWNQKLGMELNLFYKLTKDILEEQSGNFPSSLGGFYPRFKNSGKVENKGFELTLKHHNRINSDWNYSVRADFAYARNKVLSRIISDNRPNYRAIVGESIGVRYGYKALGLFQDYEEIENYPSAPSGFLRPGDLKYLDVNGDGIINAQYDYIKTGYGPIPEINFALNMEINYRNFYATMLWQGVTHTDYELSGVYDTGVTSSTVYTAPFSANGNSPYYLVVDAWTPENRNAKYPRLSTVSNGNNAWQSTWWVVNGEYLRLKNANIGYNIPKTLLKNTPFSRINIYLAGTNLLTFSHFKYVDPESPSVSNGYYPQQKTYAMGINITF, from the coding sequence ATGAGAATAACCCTGTCCTTCTTGTTTTTTTGCATACTGTTTTCATCAGCGTCAAACAGTTATTCGCAAAAACTCACTTTTAAGCTAAGATCAACCTCAATAAAGGAGTTATGCAATGAGATTGAGAAAAAGAGTAATTATATCTTCGTTTTTTCCGATAATAGCGAAGAAGCATTGGAAAAAAAAGTAAACGTTGAAGCCAACTCAAAGAACGTAAGGGAAATTCTGGACGCAGTATTATCCGAGACTGGACTTACGTATAAGATTTTAGACAAACAAATCGTTATTTACGAATCTACAAAAGTTGCATCATCCAAAACTGTTAATGAAGCGAATGTCGTCACCCTGCAACAACCAGCTAAAAAACAAATAACCGGTAAAGTGGTGGATATACAAGGAGAAGCCATAATTGGAGCAAATATTTTTGAAACCGGGACAACCAATGGAACCGTTACCGATATAGATGGAAAATTTTCGCTAAGTGTGGAAGATAATGCTAAAATTCGTATTTCGTATATCGGATATTTAGGGCAGAGTATTAATACCGATGAAAGAACGAGTTTTAATATTGTACTGTTAGAAGATACACAGGCATTGGATGAGCTTGTGGTTGTAGGTTACGGGACACAGCGGAAAATTCATATGACGGGAGCTGTTTCCCAAATTACGAATAATGATTTAATGAAAGCGCCGATGCAAAATGTGTCAAATATGCTTACAGGTAAAATCCCCGGATTAACAAGTATCCAGCGCTCAGGCAAGCCAGGAGAAGATGGTGCCACTCTTTATATACGAGGTCTTAACTCGTTCACCGGGAACAATGGCCCAATGATTATAGTGGATGGCGTTCCCCGTCCGTTGGATTATATCAACCCCAACGATATTGAGTCGGTTTCAGTTTTAAAGGATGCCTCCGCAGCTATATATGGCGTTCAGGGAGCGAATGGAGTGATTGTAGTTACTACCAAATCGGGTGGAGAAGGACCTGCAACAATTGCATATGATGGCTCTGTCACATTTACACAAAACACAGCGATGCCCGAAATGTTGAATGCTGCGGATTATATGTACTGGCACAATAAAGCCCGGTCAATGGATGGCCTTACGCCAATCTGGACTGCTGATATTCAGAACAAAGTGATGAGGAATGATCCAAACAGTGTTTGGGGTGAGACTGACTGGTTAGACAAAATATTCAGACTCGGCGTCATGAATCAGCATAATTTATCTGCAACAGGAGGAACGGAAAGAACGAAATACTATGCAAGTCTTGGAATCATGAATCAAGAAGGTACAATGATCAATACAGATTTTACTCGTTATAATATCCGCACCAACCTGGATGTGAAAGTCGCAAAAAATATGAAAATGACAGCCAGTATCGCTGGTTATCGTTCCGACCGTAATTGGCCCGGGACTGCCATTAGCATTCAGGGGGAATTCAATCCGGTTAAACAGACTATCCATTCCGTTCCGGTATTAAAATCTGATTTTAATGGTTATCCGGTAGCATGGAACGGTTCAACCTATCTGGTCAACGGTTATGCTGCGCTAACAGAGTCAGGATATAAACGACAAAACCGATGGAATATTGATTCAAATGTAAAACTTGAATATGATTTCTCGGATCTGGCAGCTGCCTTAAAAGGATTAAGAGTATCCATATTTGGAACCTATAATTACCAGAATACCGTTGATTCTAATTATGACCGTTATTATGAACTCTATTACGTGAACCAAAAGTTTGATGAGGGTGTCGGTGGTGCCAGTGGATTTCTTCCTGGCAATGGATATGCCAAGTCTGCGTCGTGGGGTGACACCTGGCTTGTTCGACCACGACTGGACTATTCTCGTGACTTCGATCAACATTTTGTAGGAGCTATGATCTCATATGAAGCCAAAAAGAGCTATTCAAATACCATGACCGGTATAAAAAGAGGTTACTATAGTGATAATCCGGTTGATTTGTCTCTGGGTACAATACTACCGGAAACACCTATTACCGGTTCACATGCTTTTTCAGGCGGTCAACTCTCCTGGCTGGGTCGTTTCAACTATGCATACAGTGCAAAATATCTGGCAGAAATGGCATTCCGTTATGACGGATCTTACATTTTTGCACCGGAAAACCGATGGGGGTTCTTTCCTTCGATTTCATTGGGTTGGGTTATTTCAGAAGAAGATTTTTTCAAGAGTTCACTACCAATGATAGATTATCTGAAAATAAGAAGTAGCTACGGAAGAAGCGGAAATAATAGTGTTTCACCTTTCCAGCATTTTTCGCTCTATGCCCTGGCCAACAACAGCATGGTCCTGGGGAACCAGGCAATCTCTCAATTTTATTCCACCAACCCCTATGTATACCATGATCTTACCTGGGCCACAACCAACAATTACAACGTGGGCATTGACTTCGATATGTGGAACCAAAAGTTAGGTATGGAGTTGAACCTGTTTTATAAACTGACCAAAGATATTCTGGAAGAACAAAGCGGCAACTTCCCTTCTTCACTGGGAGGCTTCTATCCGAGATTCAAAAATTCCGGGAAAGTGGAAAACAAAGGTTTTGAACTCACACTCAAACATCACAATCGGATAAACTCCGATTGGAACTACTCTGTAAGAGCTGACTTTGCTTATGCGCGCAACAAGGTGCTTTCCCGCATCATCAGTGACAACAGGCCAAATTACAGAGCTATCGTCGGCGAATCAATCGGAGTCAGATACGGTTACAAAGCTCTGGGACTCTTTCAGGATTACGAGGAGATTGAGAATTATCCCTCAGCCCCGTCCGGATTTCTCAGACCCGGAGATTTAAAATATTTGGATGTGAACGGCGACGGAATCATCAACGCTCAATATGATTACATCAAAACCGGTTATGGTCCCATACCTGAAATAAACTTTGCTCTGAACATGGAGATAAACTACAGAAACTTTTATGCGACTATGTTATGGCAAGGAGTCACTCACACCGACTATGAGCTATCCGGTGTATATGATACAGGGGTGACATCATCCACGGTTTATACCGCGCCTTTCAGCGCAAACGGGAACTCCCCCTACTATCTTGTCGTGGATGCTTGGACTCCCGAAAACAGAAATGCTAAATACCCGCGTCTTAGCACCGTGAGCAACGGAAACAATGCGTGGCAATCAACATGGTGGGTAGTGAATGGAGAATATTTACGACTAAAAAATGCCAATATCGGGTACAACATTCCTAAGACATTGTTGAAAAATACTCCTTTTAGTCGCATCAATATTTATTTAGCCGGCACTAATCTGCTCACATTTAGTCATTTTAAATATGTTGACCCGGAAAGTCCATCTGTTAGTAACGGATACTATCCGCAACAAAAAACATATGCAATGGGGATTAATATAACATTTTAA
- a CDS encoding RagB/SusD family nutrient uptake outer membrane protein — MKNRSIILIITIAILGFYLSSCVEDVLDIDDTKNLSDLAIWSTEGAAEMYITAAYKTFTDVSQVANSRHQFFDSYSDIMKSTSWDIYGHPYNKSLLQASAFTTGSAGAFECWSHVYNDRIRRANVLLTEIKRYGVEKFGEEWSNVRMAEVRFARAFSYYRLIRVYGGIILRTDISGTNGGVDDGAYQEDIHRARATESESWDFVIKELLWAAEHLPEQWPDKWDGRATKKAAYGLLSRMALHAGEWETAIDVAQKVKELGGALAPDYAKVFQVDGGQDNTSEILFSLNFLSGSVTHHFDSYNRPFGDRAVHNTSAIYAEHVPTGDLADLYEFSDGTPFSWESYQDQYADPYTNREPRFHATILYNGSQWEGREIQTYIGGSDGFVAFEQSVSTGAHTCTGYYLRKYLQEGNTDFVTKGSYQYDAVLRYAEVLLNKAEAYAQLDYATYQSEALSALNEVRARVGLPPIKATDAPNKDAFMAFLRKERCVELAGEGFRYWDLRRWKLAENVINDKNAHGVKITKNEDNTLTYEKVTVDGGSKRIFLEKYYYFSLPTSETANNNLCENNPYW, encoded by the coding sequence ATGAAAAACAGATCAATTATACTTATCATCACTATTGCCATCCTGGGATTTTATCTCTCTTCCTGCGTCGAAGACGTACTGGACATCGATGACACAAAAAACCTTTCAGATCTGGCAATATGGAGCACCGAGGGTGCAGCTGAAATGTATATCACAGCTGCATACAAAACATTTACAGACGTTTCTCAAGTTGCAAATAGCCGCCATCAATTTTTTGACAGCTATTCAGACATCATGAAATCCACCTCTTGGGATATCTACGGCCACCCCTACAACAAATCATTGTTACAGGCAAGTGCCTTTACAACTGGCAGTGCCGGGGCCTTTGAATGCTGGAGTCATGTTTATAATGACCGGATTCGCCGTGCAAACGTTCTTTTGACAGAGATCAAACGATATGGCGTTGAGAAATTTGGAGAAGAATGGAGCAATGTAAGAATGGCTGAGGTTCGTTTTGCACGCGCTTTCTCTTATTACCGACTGATCCGGGTTTATGGGGGAATCATTTTGCGTACTGATATATCGGGTACCAACGGGGGGGTAGATGATGGAGCTTATCAGGAAGATATTCATCGTGCCCGAGCAACAGAATCAGAAAGCTGGGATTTTGTGATCAAAGAACTGCTCTGGGCTGCCGAACACCTTCCGGAACAGTGGCCAGACAAATGGGACGGACGAGCCACAAAAAAAGCAGCATATGGCTTACTATCGCGCATGGCTTTACATGCTGGGGAATGGGAGACAGCTATCGATGTTGCACAAAAGGTGAAAGAACTGGGTGGTGCACTGGCACCGGACTATGCCAAAGTATTTCAGGTGGATGGTGGACAAGATAACACTTCCGAAATATTGTTCTCTTTGAACTTCTTAAGTGGAAGCGTTACACATCATTTTGACAGTTATAACCGACCATTTGGAGACAGAGCTGTACACAACACTTCAGCGATCTATGCGGAACATGTCCCAACAGGCGATCTGGCTGATCTTTACGAATTTTCCGACGGGACGCCTTTTTCTTGGGAATCCTACCAAGATCAATATGCTGACCCATATACTAATCGTGAACCTCGTTTTCACGCTACCATCCTCTACAATGGCAGTCAATGGGAAGGACGGGAAATTCAAACATATATTGGAGGCAGTGATGGTTTTGTTGCTTTCGAACAATCAGTATCAACGGGTGCTCATACATGCACAGGATATTATTTACGAAAATATCTGCAGGAAGGGAATACAGATTTTGTCACCAAGGGCAGTTACCAGTATGATGCCGTTTTACGCTACGCAGAAGTGTTACTGAACAAAGCGGAAGCGTATGCACAGCTTGACTATGCAACCTACCAGTCAGAAGCTCTCTCCGCGTTGAATGAGGTAAGAGCAAGAGTAGGGCTACCCCCAATAAAAGCAACAGATGCACCAAATAAAGACGCATTTATGGCATTTCTACGCAAGGAGCGATGCGTAGAGTTGGCAGGAGAAGGTTTTCGCTATTGGGACCTGCGTCGTTGGAAACTGGCAGAAAATGTAATAAACGATAAAAACGCACACGGTGTGAAAATCACAAAAAACGAAGACAATACGCTTACTTACGAAAAAGTAACTGTTGACGGAGGATCCAAACGCATTTTCCTTGAGAAATATTATTATTTTTCTCTACCCACTTCTGAAACAGCCAACAACAATCTTTGTGAAAACAATCCTTATTGGTGA